From the genome of Pogona vitticeps strain Pit_001003342236 chromosome 10, PviZW2.1, whole genome shotgun sequence, one region includes:
- the CBFB gene encoding core-binding factor subunit beta isoform X1: MPRVVPDQRSKFENEEFFRKLSRECEIKYTGFRDRPHEERQARFQNACRDGRSEIAFVATGTNLSLQFFPANWQGEQRQTPTREYVDFEREGGKVYLKAPMILNGVCVIWKGWIDLQRLDGMGCLEFDEERAQQEDALAQQAFEEARRRTREFEDRDRSHREEMEVRVSQLLSVTGEPEEMEENMVLIIS, encoded by the exons ATGCCGCGGGTCGTCCCGGACCAGCGGAGCAAGTTCGAGAACGAGGAGTTCTTCAGGAAGCTGAGCCGGGAGTGCGAG ATTAAATACACAGGCTTCAGAGACAGACCACATGAAGAACGACAGGCCAGGTTTCAGAATGCTTGCAGAGATGGACGATCTGAGATA GCTTTTGTGGCCACAGGAACCAATCTGTCTCTCCAGTTTTTTCCGGCCAACTGGCAGGGGGAGCAGCGGCAGACACCAACCCGAGAGTATGTTGACTTTGAAAGAGAAGGAGGCAAG GTCTACTTAAAAGCACCTATGATTCTTAATGGTGTTTGTGTTATTTGGAAAGGCTGGATAGATCTCCAGAGACTGGATGGCATGGGCTGCTTAGAATTTGATGAAGAGCGGGCACAG CAGGAAGATGCATTGGCACAACAGGCCTTTGAAGAAGCCCGAAGAAGAACCCGTGAATTCGAAGACAGGGACAGGTCTCATCGGGAGGAAATGGAGGTGAGAGTTTCACAGCTGCTGTCAGTTACTG GTGAGccagaggaaatggaggaaaacatGGTGCTGATAATTAGTTGA
- the CBFB gene encoding core-binding factor subunit beta isoform X3 produces MPRVVPDQRSKFENEEFFRKLSRECEIKYTGFRDRPHEERQARFQNACRDGRSEIAFVATGTNLSLQFFPANWQGEQRQTPTREYVDFEREGGKVYLKAPMILNGVCVIWKGWIDLQRLDGMGCLEFDEERAQQEDALAQQAFEEARRRTREFEDRDRSHREEMEVRVSQLLSVTGKKTTRP; encoded by the exons ATGCCGCGGGTCGTCCCGGACCAGCGGAGCAAGTTCGAGAACGAGGAGTTCTTCAGGAAGCTGAGCCGGGAGTGCGAG ATTAAATACACAGGCTTCAGAGACAGACCACATGAAGAACGACAGGCCAGGTTTCAGAATGCTTGCAGAGATGGACGATCTGAGATA GCTTTTGTGGCCACAGGAACCAATCTGTCTCTCCAGTTTTTTCCGGCCAACTGGCAGGGGGAGCAGCGGCAGACACCAACCCGAGAGTATGTTGACTTTGAAAGAGAAGGAGGCAAG GTCTACTTAAAAGCACCTATGATTCTTAATGGTGTTTGTGTTATTTGGAAAGGCTGGATAGATCTCCAGAGACTGGATGGCATGGGCTGCTTAGAATTTGATGAAGAGCGGGCACAG CAGGAAGATGCATTGGCACAACAGGCCTTTGAAGAAGCCCGAAGAAGAACCCGTGAATTCGAAGACAGGGACAGGTCTCATCGGGAGGAAATGGAGGTGAGAGTTTCACAGCTGCTGTCAGTTACTG
- the CBFB gene encoding core-binding factor subunit beta isoform X4 yields the protein MPRVVPDQRSKFENEEFFRKLSRECEIKYTGFRDRPHEERQARFQNACRDGRSEIAFVATGTNLSLQFFPANWQGEQRQTPTREYVDFEREGGKVYLKAPMILNGVCVIWKGWIDLQRLDGMGCLEFDEERAQQEDALAQQAFEEARRRTREFEDRDRSHREEMEVSQRKWRKTWC from the exons ATGCCGCGGGTCGTCCCGGACCAGCGGAGCAAGTTCGAGAACGAGGAGTTCTTCAGGAAGCTGAGCCGGGAGTGCGAG ATTAAATACACAGGCTTCAGAGACAGACCACATGAAGAACGACAGGCCAGGTTTCAGAATGCTTGCAGAGATGGACGATCTGAGATA GCTTTTGTGGCCACAGGAACCAATCTGTCTCTCCAGTTTTTTCCGGCCAACTGGCAGGGGGAGCAGCGGCAGACACCAACCCGAGAGTATGTTGACTTTGAAAGAGAAGGAGGCAAG GTCTACTTAAAAGCACCTATGATTCTTAATGGTGTTTGTGTTATTTGGAAAGGCTGGATAGATCTCCAGAGACTGGATGGCATGGGCTGCTTAGAATTTGATGAAGAGCGGGCACAG CAGGAAGATGCATTGGCACAACAGGCCTTTGAAGAAGCCCGAAGAAGAACCCGTGAATTCGAAGACAGGGACAGGTCTCATCGGGAGGAAATGGAG GTGAGccagaggaaatggaggaaaacatGGTGCTGA